In the Bacillus sp. HSf4 genome, ATCCGTCAAGCACATCAGCTTTGAACCGTTGATGAAAGATATCTACAGGGATTATCAGGGTGTACGGCATCCAAATATTTATAAGAAACGCATGATTGAAGCGTATTTGAAGGAGCTGTCCATCAAGGGTTTGCTGAATGGGAAGCTGCCCGCCAACGAACATGTTTCCTTAACCGTCAAGACCTTTGATCATGCTTCTGAAATTGTCGGCGTGTTTTTTTCTTTTTCAAAAGCGGGCACTAAGCTGATCGAATTTTGCCAGGAAGCGGAGAAGTCACCATTGTATGAACGTGCGATCGTGCTGCTGTATGACTTCTTCGAGTTTCGCCGGGATTCATTTGACCGCCTCCAAAATGAACAGACTTATTTGTCTGATATGAATCGTGCGGAAGATTATAAAAAGAAGATTGCCGATTATGCCGTAGGGGAGAAGATGCTTGATATCGGGGCCGGCGGAGGCGTGATGCTTGACTTGCTGACCGAGCACCACCCGGAAGCTGAAGTCATCGGAATCGATCTGTCGGTCAATGTGATAGAAGAGCTGCAAAAAAGAAAAGTGCGGGAGCATAAACCGTGGCAGGTCAAACAAGCAGATGCATTGGATTTGCCGGAGTACATCGAAAAAGAAAGTGTCGACACGATCGTTTTTTCATCGATTTTGCATGAAATGTTTTCATATATCCCTTATGAAGGCAGAAAATTTAATCAGCGGGTCATTGCTAAAGCTTTAAGAAGCTCCTTTGACGTGCTGAAGCCTGGCGGCAGAATCATTATCAGAGACGGCATCATGACGGAAGCCAAGGATGATACGCGCCGGATTCGCTTTAAAGACCCGCGCGGAATCGATTTTTTAAAAAGGTATGTCCGTGATTTTAAGGGACGCAGCGTGCAGATTCTCAAGTTGGAGAACGACGCGGCGACGCTGTATGTCAACGATGCGATGGAATTTCTCTATACATATACCTGGGGGGAAGAAGCATACCCCCATGAAGTGCAGGAGCAATTCGGCTATTTTACCCCTTCAGAGTTTCAAGCGTGTATTGAGAAAGAGCTTGGCGATCGCGCCAATATCCTCGTGTTCGAGCATTATGTGCAGGAAGGGTATGAAGAGCATCTTTCTCCTAAAATTGAATTGACCGACAGGCATGGCGCTCCTGTTTCTTTGCCTGACAGCACCTGTTTTATTGTCGTTGAGAAAAGATAGCAGAAAAAAAGCACCTTTTTGAAAGGTGCTTTTTTGCGTTAGTTTTTAAAGAAGCTGCCGAAGTAGTCTTCAGCCGTGTAATCATTAAGGTCAAGCTGCCATTTGCCGTCTTTTGTTTTGTTCATTTTGACTTCAACGGTTTTTTCGCTTGAAGCAGTTTCTAATTTTTTAAGTTCTTCCACCATGGCGTCGATGGTAGGGCTGATCAGTTCATCGCGGGAGATATAATCCTTCCCGCTGTTTTTGACGTATTCTTCCATTCTCTTTTGAACCCTTTTTTCGAGGTCTGAGCTGTCGATCGGTGTGATTGTTGCTTCAACTGTCGCCTCGTCACTTGAAATCGTTTTTGTAACCGCTTTGACTTTTGCTTTGTCCTGATAGGCGTTTTGAATGGCGCTGATCAGTTTGTTCAATTTCTTTTTATCGACTTGATCTTCATCATAGATGCCCATATTCTCGATAAGCGATTTTTGCCCGCCTTCAAGATAATCAGTAACGATTTCGCGTTTGTTTTCACCCGTCAATTTTTCGAAGTTCTCGTTATCCTTGCCGAAAAGTGTGATATCTGTATAAGCGAGCAAGGCTTTGGCCGGATCGTCAAGCTTTTTGGCCGTATCTAAAATGTCGCTGCTGCCGCCGTCGATTGTGAATTCAATCGGCTCGACTTTTTCGTCGCCATAGACTTCAGGTGTGTATTCAAGCTGGTATTTTTCGCCTTTATCAACCTGGTAGTAAAGGTACCCTTCGGTTGATTTATCCGGGTTTAGCGAGGCGGATGAAAGCCTTTCATTATCAGTATACATTGACACATCGGACACTTTAGAGTCGTTCTGGTAAAGACTGAACGACCTCTTGTTGACGTTCAATGGTTTATCACTTGTATTTTTTACGGATACTTTTACTTTTAAAATAAGTTCGCCTTCACCTAGTTTTGTTGTTGAGTCCTCAGGCAGTGTATATTCTGAGCTGACGACTTTAACCTCTGCATTGTCCGCTTTTTTTGTATCTTCTTTTTCACCGCTTGCGCTTTTATTGCCTCCGCAAGCTGCTGACACGACGGCTACGATCATCAAAAGCATCATCAGAAAAAACTTTTTGCTTCGCATGGTCTGTCTCCTTTTTTTTATTAATTTTTTCAAGTGTTATGTAAATGAAAAGAAAATGGCGGATTAGGGATAAAGCCCTTTTTTCGGGATGAATTTGATTAAAGTCCCGATCCTTTCATTTATCTAACAGTGAAAATTTGATTATAAATCTTTCTTTTTCCTTAGTTTCTTAAAAAAAACAGAAACAACATCACTCATTTTAAGGTTTAAAGAATCATTGATAAATAGGTTGTAAATCCTAATTTCGGCCAATGTTTTGCAAGATTAGACATGATTTCAATCTCCTGATGGTATAAAGAGACTAAAACTTAAGGATTACCTTGAAGTACATTTAATTGAAATCAAACCATTTTTTAAAAAAACAGGAATGTGTCTTCTTAAGCGGAAAACATAAGAAATTATGGGATTGGGAAGCCGGAAAACAGAAGGTGAACTCCAATTTGCTGCAAGTGAGTCGATAGTCCCGTTTTCGGGTTTCCTTAACGGAAGCTTAAAATTTAGTGGATCAATCGGTGTGGATGGGGTTGGCACGGTTTTTTAACAGTGATGAATAGGGGGAAAGGCCGCATCGCCGGCGGCCAGCTTAAAACGAAAAACGCTCTTCACTTAATGCCGATCATCATGGCGATAATAATGGCTGCAGCGCCGATGATAAACCAGCCAGCGATCAGTTTCCAGACAAATTTGACCCAGCGTTCATAAGGAATGCCGGCAATCGCAAGCGAAGCCATCAATACACCCGATGTCGGAATGATGGAATTGGTTATGCCGTCTCCATATTGATAAGCAAGCACGGCGATTTGCCGTTCAAATCCCAAAAGATCTGCCAGGGGCGCCATAAGAGGCATTGTTGTGGCAGCTTGGCCGCTTCCGGACGGAATAAATGTATTGATGGCGACTTGGACGATAAACATACCGACGGCGCTGATTTCATTTGGAAGTGTGCTGATGGCAGAAGCGAGGCTGTTGATCATCGTATCAATGATGCGGCCATCTTCCAATACAACGACGATGGCTCGGGCAAATCCGACGATCAACGCTCCGTAAACAACCTGTTTCATCCCGTCAACAAACGAATCGAAGGTCTTGTTGATGGTGAGTCCGCCGGCAAGACCGGAAGCGAGTCCGATAATTAGAAACCCGGCCGACAGCTCACTTAAAAACCAGCCCCATTGAAACACACCGAATATATTGATCGCAAAGCCGAATGCAACGATGAGAAAAACGAGGCCGTGCCGCGGTGTGAAGGAAATATGAGAATGCGCCGCCGCCGCTTCTTCACGCATCTCGGCAGCGGTTCCATACATCAGTCCGTGTTGCGGATTTGCTTTGACTTTTTGCGCATATGTCATGACGTAATAAATGGCGTATCCAAGCATGGCCGTATAAACAACGAGTCTGTAGCCGACGGCGCTGAAAATGGGTACTTCGGCAATCGTCTGCGCGATTCCGACAGTGAAAGGGTTGAGCATGCCGCCGGTAAATCCGGCTGCAGCCCCGAGGGAGATCATCGCCAGGCCTGTCATTGAATCATAGCCGAGCGCTCGTGCAACCGCGATGCCGATCGGAACAAAGATGATCGTCTCTTCAGATAAACCGATGGTAGCGCCGCCAAGCGAAAAGGCGAACATGATCGCCGGGATTAGCAGGGCGCCCCGCTTCTTCAGGCGCTGCACCAAACAATTGACTCCGGCGTTGATCATCCCTGTCTGGTGAATGATGCCGAAAGCGCCACCGATCAAAAAGATGTAAAAAATGATGTCCGCCGATTGCATCATGCCTTCGGGAACGGCTTTAAACAAATCAAACATACCGACGGGGTCGGCGTCTTTCTGCTCGTAACTTCCCTGAACGATCACCGTTCGGCCGTCTTCTTCAACCCGTTCAAATTGACCGGCAGGAATCAGGTAAGAAGCGACAGCGGCCAGAATCATGATCAGAAAAATCAACGCATATGTGTGTGGAAAGCGACATGTTGTTTTCTTCGGGGCGTCATTGCTCATTCGGCAAATCTCCTTTATAATGTATTAATATACAAAGTTTTATATATTTAAACATTTTTAATATATGAGAATCGATTTGTCAATCCCCTGGAATTTTATATGGAGAAGGGAGAACAGCGCGTGAAAAAACAAATTGAGAAAGAAATCGAACATATCCGTGAAGAGCTGCTGCATATCAGCCAGTATATTGGCAACAACCCCGAACTGGGTCATGAGGAATTCAAAGCTGCAAAGCTCTTGACCGAGGAGCTCAAAAAGCACGATTTTAAAGTGCAATTAGGAACAGCAGGTCTTGCCACCGCATTTACAGCCGAATATGACAGCGGCCGGCCCGGCCCTTCCATCGGGTTTATGGCAGAATATGATGCGCTTCCCGGCCTGGGCCATGCCTGCGGCCACAATTTGATCGGGACAATGGCTGTTGGCGCCGCCATCGGCGTCAGCAAAGTGATGAATTCGTGCGGCGGCAAAGTGTATGTATACGGAACGCCTGCAGAAGAAACAAAAGGCGGAAAAGTCACCATGGCGGAACAAGGGATTTTCGACCACCTGGATGCCGCCATGATGGTGCACCCGTATTGCAGACATGAAAAAAGCGGGACATCGCTGGCGATGGATGCCATTCAATTTGAGTTTTTCGGAAAGGCATCACATGCAGCAGGAGCTCCGCATGAAGGTATCAATGCCCTGGATGCCGTGATTCAGACATTCAACGGTATAAATGCGCTCAGACAGCATATCCTGCCTGACGCGCGGATTCACGGCATCATTCCCGAGGGAGGAAAAGCGGCGAATGTCGTGCCGGATTATGCAGTCGCACAATTTTACGTCAGGGGAGCCGAACGCTCCTATGTCAATGAACTGCTGGAAAAAGTGAAAAACTGTGCGAAAGCCGCTGCGCTCGCGACAGGGGCCCGGCTTGAAACCTCTTTTTACGAATTGTCTTATGACGATATGAAAACAAATGAAACGTTATCAGACATTTTTACAAAAAACATGATCGAGTTAGGCGTTGAGCCCGATTCCATTTATGAAAAAGCGGATGGAGGGGGATCGATTGACATGGGGAATGTCAGCCAGATCACACCATCGATTCATCCATATGTGCAAATTTGCGATGAACCATTTGCCTGCCATACACCGGAGTTTCGCGAAGCAGCGATGAGCAGCAAAGGATTTGAAGGATTGATGCTCGGCGCAAAGTCATTGGCGTTAACCGCCTATGATCTTTTGACCAATGCAGAGCTTTTGAACAAAGTGAATGAAGAATTCAAGCTGTTAAAATAAGGATGGAAGAGGAAAACGATGTTTTCCTCTCTTTTTTTGGACTGAAAGTCAGTGAAGAAAATCTAACGAATAAATAGACAGAAAATGATGAAAATTTAAACTGGTATGAAAGGGATGGAGTCAGAGAAAATACAAATACATAAGCTACATACGAAGAAGCAGGGGGAGATCTAAAATCATGATGAAACGGCGAATGTTGTTTATTGTTATAGGCTTATTGCTGATGATGACCGGGTGCTCCGGTGCAAATGAGTCTTTAAATGAAACAAAAGCTGAAGCGAAAACGGGAACAAAGACAGTCAGCACAGGTCAAAAAAATAAAGATTTGCCCAATATCAAAATCCTGGCTACAGGTGGAACGATTGCGGGCGCGGATAAGTCAAAAACATCGACAACCAATTATAAAGCGGGGGCACTCGGGATTGATACGTTGATCGAAGCCGTTCCGGAGATGCAGGATCTCGCCAATATCAGCGGCGAACAGATCGCCAATATCGGCAGTCAAAATATGACCAATGACATTTTGCTGAAGTTGAGCAAGCGTGTCGGGAAGCTGCTGGCTTCTGACGATATCGACGGGATTGTCATCACGCACGGCACAGATACACTTGAAGAAACGGCCTATTTTTTAAACCTTGTCATCAAAAGCGATAAACCGGTCGTCGTTGTCGGATCTATGAGGCCATCAACAGCGATCGGAGCGGATGGACCTGCGAATCTTTACAACGCCGTAAAAGTAGCGGCGAGCGAGAAGGCGAACGGGAAAGGAACGCTGATCGTCATGAATGACCGCATCGGAGCCGCGAGGTATGTAACAAAAACAAACACAACGGCTCCTGATACATTTAAGTCGGAGGAAATGGGCTTTCTCGGCAACATTGCCGACGACATCTATTTTCATAATGAAGTGACGAAAAAGCATACGACGGAAACAGACTTTGATATTTCAAAAATCGATAAGCTTCCTCAAGTCGACATTATTTACGGCTATCAAAACGACGGGCGCTTTTTGTTCGATGCCGCTGTCAAAGCGGGGGCGAAAGGCATCGTCTATGCGGGAAGCGGAAACGGCTCGATTTCCGATGAAGCGAAAAAAGGCGCGACAGCGGCTGTGAAAAAAGGAGCGGCCGTCGTCCGCTCGAGCCGCACCGGGAGCGGAGTCGTAACACCGAATCCGGATCTGGAAAAGAAACAGCTGTTGTCCTCCAATTCGTTGAACCCGGAAAAATCCCGGATTTTACTGATGCTTGCTCTGACCAAAACAGATGACCCTGAAAAAATCCAGAACTATTTTAATGAGTATTAGAAAGCTGCCGGTGATTCGGCGGCTTTTATAAATCCTGCGATAACCGGATCATATCGATGCATTGAATGCCATTTTCATAAATGGGTTCTGAATAATGCCTGATAAAAAAATCCCGGTCTATCCCTGTGATTCTGAACCCGCATTTTTGATAGAGAGCCAGCTGTCCGATGCTTGAATTTCCGGTGCCGATTTCCATCGTTTTAAACCCTTCTGATTTTGCCGTTTTTAGCGCATGCATGATCAGCTGTTTTCCGATTCCCTTTCCCTGCATCTCCTCTTTGACTGCAATATTGACCAATTCGGCCGTTTCCGGCCTTGTCGCCAGCAGGATATAAACCCCGGCTATTTCCCGGTTGATTTCAGCAGTGAAACATTGCCCTCTTTCGGCATAGTCTTTGACCAGTTTTTCCGACGGATCTGCCGACAGCAGCAAATCCATCGGCAGCGTGTTTTCACGTGAAAGCTTTTGAATGATCATTTCTCTTTCCCCCTATCTGAAACAATTGAAATCCTTCAGGGTCTCGTGCAAAATAAACATTAGCGAACCCAAAGGAGAGGTGCAGATATGAATATATCTGAATATATGGCGTATGACGCCGTAGGCTTATCTAAGCTTATCAAAAAAAAGGAAGTCACAGCAGCCGAATTAACCGACATCGCCTTTGCCCGCCTGGAGCAAGTCAATCCGGGAATCAATGCGGTCGTGCGGACGAGAAAAGACCGGGTCATGCATGAAAGCGAACAGCTTGATGTTTCCAGGCAGCCGTTCGCCGGTGTGCCCATTCTCTTAAAAGATATTTCCCAAGCGATAAAAGGAGAGCCGCTGACAGCCGGGGCGAAGCTGCTCAAGTCCTATACCGCAAAGCGCGATTCGAATTTTGTCGCAACCTTGCGCGAGGCAGGGTTTTTATTTCTCGGGCACACGAATACACCTGAATACGGGTTGAAAAATATTTCTGAACCTGAGCTGTACGGGCCGACGCGGAATCCGTGGAATACCGCTTATTCGCCGGGAGGATCAAGCGGCGGCTCGGCAGCGGCGGTGGCGGCGGGAATCGTGCCCGTGGCTGGAGCGAGTGATGGGGGAGGCTCCATTCGGATTCCGGCTTCTTTTACGGGGCTGTTCGGTCTGAAACCGACCCGCGGCAGAACGCCTGTCGGCCCTGGAGCCGGTCGTCAGTGGCAGGGTGCGTCGATTGATTTTGTTCTGTCACGGACTGTCAGAGACAGCGCGGCACTGCTGGACATTCTGCAAACGATCCAGCCGGAAGCTGCTTTTCAAACGCCTTTATTTCCCGGACGATATGCCGATGATCTGCAAATAGGGACACAGCGCCCTTTGAAAATCGCTTTTTCTGTGGAAAGTCCCGTAGGAACGCCTGTCAGCGATGAGGCCAAGCGCGCTGTTTATCACACCGTGAAATGGCTTGAAGCTGAAGGGCATCATGTTGAGGAACAGACGAACGGAGTCGACGGGCTCCGCTTAATAGAAAACTACTATTTGATGAACAGCGGTGAAATCTCGGCAATGGTTTTAGGAATGGAAAAAACGCTCGGACGGCCGATCACGGCACAGGATGTGGAAATCGTCACATGGGTTCTGAATGAAGCCGGCAAAAAAGTGACGGCGGCGGAGTTTACCGCGAGCTTAGCTTCTTGGGATAAAGCCGCCGCACAAATGGCGGCGTTTCATGAAACCTATGATGTATACGTGACCCCTGCCTCGGCCTATCCCGCGCCAAAGGTCGGCGAGCTGACCCACACGCAAAAAGAAGCGGAAGAGCTCAAGAAGGTAAGCGGCATGGAAAAAGACGAACAGCAGGCGCTTATCTATCAAATGTTTTTGAAAAGCCTGACATTTACCCCATTCACACAGCTTGCAAACTTAACCGGCCAGCCGGCGATGAGCGTGCCGGTCCATATGACAAGCGATGGGCTTCCGCTGGGGGTTCAGTTTACGGCTCCGAAAGGAAAAGAGCATTGGCTGCTTCGGATAGCCTATACATTAGAGCAGTCCGATTTATGGGTTGGAATGAAAGGAAACCCGATGTTTTAGCCGGCACATCACCGCAACAAAAGAACGGACGCCTGAACAGGCGCCGTTCTTTTGTTTTAACCATACAGCATTTCCAGCTCATCCACCAATGACTCGACATAGCGGACGGCCCGGCGGATCGGTTCGTCAGTCGACATATCGACGCCGGCATGCTTTAACAGGTCAAGAGGTTTCATTGTTCCTCCTGCTTTTAAGACAGACAGCCATCTGTCCACCGCCGGCTGCCCTTCATGCTTGATCATCTGTGAAACCAATGTTGAAGCAGTCAATCCTGCTGAATAAGTGTAGGGGTACAAGCCCATGTAATAATGGGGCTGGCGCATCCATGTCAGGCTGGCGCCTTCATCAATCACGACTTCTGCGCCCCAGAATTCGGAAAGCACTTTGCTTGTTTGTTCAGACAGCGCAGAGGCGGTAAGAGCGCGCCCCTGTTCTGCAAGCTGATACACCCTGCGCTGATACTCCCCTTCGAGCAGGTGGGTGACAAAGTTGTGGTAATACGTGCCCAGCAGCTGATTGATGACCCAGCGCTTCATCTTTGAATCATTTGTTTGTGAGAACAGGTGCTGTGCGAGCAGCATTTCATTCATCGTCGAAGGAGCCTCCACGAAAAATAAAGAAGGGCTGATGTTCATGATCCGCTGATCGCGGGCTGCGAAATAAAAATGGCCGGCATGGCCCAGTTCATGGGCAAGGGTAAAGACATCCCGCATCGTATCCGTCCAGGTCATTAAAATGTAAGGATGAGCGCCGTACGGGCTTGAGCAAAAGGCGCCTGTTGATTTGCCGACATTGTCAGCCAAATCGACCCACCTTTCAGTTAAAGCGGTTTTCATCACTTGTGCATACTCAGGGCCCATCACTTGTAAAGCATCGAGAATCATGTTTTTTGCATCTGCAAAAGTAGTTTGAGGGTTGAAGCCATGGTCGAGCGGGGCCTGCAAATCGCAGAAGCGCATCTCGTCCAGACCGAGTACACGTTTTTTTAGGCCGGCATACCTTCGCATATGTGGCGCAAGCTCCTGTTTGATGACATCCAGCTGGTTGTGGTACATCTCAAGTGTCACGCTTTGCGGCTGCAGGAGCATGTGGGTGACTGATTCATATCCGCGCAAGGAGGACATCGCCACTTGTTTTTTGACTTCTGTTTCATATGCGGCGGCAATTGTGTTTTGA is a window encoding:
- the pepF gene encoding oligoendopeptidase F → MKKAAEKRLNRSEVAKEMTWKLTDLFSSDAAWKDELANIEDDLSAITSFKGRLHEGAQVLLDCLLMEEQIMKRLSKAIAYIYLKKSEDLTNPINQANASKMAALKAKINAGLSFIESEILQLPEAVIESYIKSEEEFEPFRNMLTDMLERKPYKLLPETEEALAMLGEVYEAPYKIFGMAKLADMRFEPITDSNGRELANSFALYEGRYMFSPDTDIRRKAFDSFVDTLKQYQNTIAAAYETEVKKQVAMSSLRGYESVTHMLLQPQSVTLEMYHNQLDVIKQELAPHMRRYAGLKKRVLGLDEMRFCDLQAPLDHGFNPQTTFADAKNMILDALQVMGPEYAQVMKTALTERWVDLADNVGKSTGAFCSSPYGAHPYILMTWTDTMRDVFTLAHELGHAGHFYFAARDQRIMNISPSLFFVEAPSTMNEMLLAQHLFSQTNDSKMKRWVINQLLGTYYHNFVTHLLEGEYQRRVYQLAEQGRALTASALSEQTSKVLSEFWGAEVVIDEGASLTWMRQPHYYMGLYPYTYSAGLTASTLVSQMIKHEGQPAVDRWLSVLKAGGTMKPLDLLKHAGVDMSTDEPIRRAVRYVESLVDELEMLYG
- a CDS encoding class I SAM-dependent methyltransferase; protein product: MRRIQSLEAIEQVKNGDLRVLREAEWLKYLFLTEEQNVNLERVSSLEKMPPRPVLLYVEKTLRILEQTDIPKREKDIIEEVLIWSEAAKCGQPHKRKEWREKGFQLEIHNIGSAQIYAERNRPFAPDREDVEELVYVLILTHGLVGQYIRGETRYRQFAPLIDWIAAAKPLDIDIRRVLSVLNKCIIAGVSFELWESIEHDVNDVIARIAGGERDKDLPFAERLKKLRRQAINAGEDSSLYQPFLKEHSAEDALRRFLEKTDLWYVESALSSFSFEEFVKIFLLTLRSANPLSVKHISFEPLMKDIYRDYQGVRHPNIYKKRMIEAYLKELSIKGLLNGKLPANEHVSLTVKTFDHASEIVGVFFSFSKAGTKLIEFCQEAEKSPLYERAIVLLYDFFEFRRDSFDRLQNEQTYLSDMNRAEDYKKKIADYAVGEKMLDIGAGGGVMLDLLTEHHPEAEVIGIDLSVNVIEELQKRKVREHKPWQVKQADALDLPEYIEKESVDTIVFSSILHEMFSYIPYEGRKFNQRVIAKALRSSFDVLKPGGRIIIRDGIMTEAKDDTRRIRFKDPRGIDFLKRYVRDFKGRSVQILKLENDAATLYVNDAMEFLYTYTWGEEAYPHEVQEQFGYFTPSEFQACIEKELGDRANILVFEHYVQEGYEEHLSPKIELTDRHGAPVSLPDSTCFIVVEKR
- a CDS encoding DUF4352 domain-containing protein, which encodes MRSKKFFLMMLLMIVAVVSAACGGNKSASGEKEDTKKADNAEVKVVSSEYTLPEDSTTKLGEGELILKVKVSVKNTSDKPLNVNKRSFSLYQNDSKVSDVSMYTDNERLSSASLNPDKSTEGYLYYQVDKGEKYQLEYTPEVYGDEKVEPIEFTIDGGSSDILDTAKKLDDPAKALLAYTDITLFGKDNENFEKLTGENKREIVTDYLEGGQKSLIENMGIYDEDQVDKKKLNKLISAIQNAYQDKAKVKAVTKTISSDEATVEATITPIDSSDLEKRVQKRMEEYVKNSGKDYISRDELISPTIDAMVEELKKLETASSEKTVEVKMNKTKDGKWQLDLNDYTAEDYFGSFFKN
- a CDS encoding amidase, with translation MNISEYMAYDAVGLSKLIKKKEVTAAELTDIAFARLEQVNPGINAVVRTRKDRVMHESEQLDVSRQPFAGVPILLKDISQAIKGEPLTAGAKLLKSYTAKRDSNFVATLREAGFLFLGHTNTPEYGLKNISEPELYGPTRNPWNTAYSPGGSSGGSAAAVAAGIVPVAGASDGGGSIRIPASFTGLFGLKPTRGRTPVGPGAGRQWQGASIDFVLSRTVRDSAALLDILQTIQPEAAFQTPLFPGRYADDLQIGTQRPLKIAFSVESPVGTPVSDEAKRAVYHTVKWLEAEGHHVEEQTNGVDGLRLIENYYLMNSGEISAMVLGMEKTLGRPITAQDVEIVTWVLNEAGKKVTAAEFTASLASWDKAAAQMAAFHETYDVYVTPASAYPAPKVGELTHTQKEAEELKKVSGMEKDEQQALIYQMFLKSLTFTPFTQLANLTGQPAMSVPVHMTSDGLPLGVQFTAPKGKEHWLLRIAYTLEQSDLWVGMKGNPMF
- a CDS encoding AbgT family transporter, which translates into the protein MSNDAPKKTTCRFPHTYALIFLIMILAAVASYLIPAGQFERVEEDGRTVIVQGSYEQKDADPVGMFDLFKAVPEGMMQSADIIFYIFLIGGAFGIIHQTGMINAGVNCLVQRLKKRGALLIPAIMFAFSLGGATIGLSEETIIFVPIGIAVARALGYDSMTGLAMISLGAAAGFTGGMLNPFTVGIAQTIAEVPIFSAVGYRLVVYTAMLGYAIYYVMTYAQKVKANPQHGLMYGTAAEMREEAAAAHSHISFTPRHGLVFLIVAFGFAINIFGVFQWGWFLSELSAGFLIIGLASGLAGGLTINKTFDSFVDGMKQVVYGALIVGFARAIVVVLEDGRIIDTMINSLASAISTLPNEISAVGMFIVQVAINTFIPSGSGQAATTMPLMAPLADLLGFERQIAVLAYQYGDGITNSIIPTSGVLMASLAIAGIPYERWVKFVWKLIAGWFIIGAAAIIIAMMIGIK
- a CDS encoding type II asparaginase; this translates as MMKRRMLFIVIGLLLMMTGCSGANESLNETKAEAKTGTKTVSTGQKNKDLPNIKILATGGTIAGADKSKTSTTNYKAGALGIDTLIEAVPEMQDLANISGEQIANIGSQNMTNDILLKLSKRVGKLLASDDIDGIVITHGTDTLEETAYFLNLVIKSDKPVVVVGSMRPSTAIGADGPANLYNAVKVAASEKANGKGTLIVMNDRIGAARYVTKTNTTAPDTFKSEEMGFLGNIADDIYFHNEVTKKHTTETDFDISKIDKLPQVDIIYGYQNDGRFLFDAAVKAGAKGIVYAGSGNGSISDEAKKGATAAVKKGAAVVRSSRTGSGVVTPNPDLEKKQLLSSNSLNPEKSRILLMLALTKTDDPEKIQNYFNEY
- a CDS encoding M20 family metallopeptidase, which encodes MKKQIEKEIEHIREELLHISQYIGNNPELGHEEFKAAKLLTEELKKHDFKVQLGTAGLATAFTAEYDSGRPGPSIGFMAEYDALPGLGHACGHNLIGTMAVGAAIGVSKVMNSCGGKVYVYGTPAEETKGGKVTMAEQGIFDHLDAAMMVHPYCRHEKSGTSLAMDAIQFEFFGKASHAAGAPHEGINALDAVIQTFNGINALRQHILPDARIHGIIPEGGKAANVVPDYAVAQFYVRGAERSYVNELLEKVKNCAKAAALATGARLETSFYELSYDDMKTNETLSDIFTKNMIELGVEPDSIYEKADGGGSIDMGNVSQITPSIHPYVQICDEPFACHTPEFREAAMSSKGFEGLMLGAKSLALTAYDLLTNAELLNKVNEEFKLLK
- a CDS encoding GNAT family N-acetyltransferase, producing the protein MIIQKLSRENTLPMDLLLSADPSEKLVKDYAERGQCFTAEINREIAGVYILLATRPETAELVNIAVKEEMQGKGIGKQLIMHALKTAKSEGFKTMEIGTGNSSIGQLALYQKCGFRITGIDRDFFIRHYSEPIYENGIQCIDMIRLSQDL